From the genome of Terriglobales bacterium:
CTCGGGCCGGAAGGGCCGCTGTGGACCGACGACTTCAGCAATATCTACTCGGTGCTGCGGTAGGGCGAGTCTTCACCGCAGAGATCGCAGAGGAAACTTCCTTACCGCGGATGAACGCGGATTAGCACGGACCAAAACCCAAACCATAAAGCTTGCAGGATTTTTTCTTTCGGAGGGGCGTGGCTTCAGCCGCGCCGTTCCGGGCGCATTGAGATTGCGCTTGAGCGCCTGAGGTATTTCTTTCGCGCGGCAGGAGCGAAGACCTCAGCGGCTGAAGCCGCTCGCGTTGGCGGCTGGTACGGCACGGCGCTGGCAACCGCTCGCGTCCCGGGCTGAAGCCCGGGCCTACCAAGCCGTGCCCCTCCGAAAACAAGAAGGGCCCAGGGCTGAAGCCCATGAGAGCGCGCGACCTTTTCACCGGGCTGAAGCCCGGTGCTTCCACCGAAAAATCAAGCACCGTCGGAAGCGCCCGGACGTGACGTCCGGGCCTACGCACTCTCGGCGAGCCTCCGCGTCCTCTGCGTCCCCTGCGGGGGGAAGTCCGGCATAGGACAACGACTCTGGCCGGAGCGGCATCGCATTGACCGTCTGAGCGGGGGGAGTGTCCGTGGAAAGGGAGAGGCGGAGGGGCGAGAGGATTTCCCTGGCCGACAAGTACTGCAAGCTGGCCGACAAGATGCTGCATCCGCCTGAAATTCCCGTCTATGACCGGGCCAAGGCGCTGGTGCGGCAGAATCATGAGCAGCGCGAGGTGATGCGGCGTCTGCTGGCGGACCAGCGGCGGCGGCGCGAAGAGGCGCACAAGACGGCGGAGCGGGCCAGGAAGAACGGCAAGGGGAAGACGGCGTGAACGGCCTGAGTTTCAAGTTTCAAGTTTCGAGTTTCAAGCAAAACCCCTAAGGCGGCGAATTCCCCACCCTTCGCCAAAGGAGGGCGAAAGGGTGGGGCATCCGCGGTGTTGGTGGTGCGGGCGAAATACATCAATCCTCCACCCCAACGCGCCAAAGGAGGGCGCGTCGGGGGCCCCGGCCTGAGCCCGCAAAGAGCGCGGGCTCAGGATGACCCGATCTTTGATTGTGCGATTGAGGTCAACTGATGTGCGTTAATTGTGCAGGCACCCGGACGAGGGCGTGCCCGCTACAACATCCGTGGCCGAGAAGCTTGGTGCGGCACGAATGATAGCGGCGGTGTTGGGGTCCTTCGCTTCGCTCAGGATGACTCGGACTGATGAGTCGTGATGGCGCGAGCACGCGGACGAGGCCGCCACGCCATCGCGCCAAAATCGGGCGCGTTGGGGGCCCCGGGGCGTCCGCGTCACGCGCGGTTCGTGGTCACCCAACGGATGGACCGTGGTGGCGCGCCGACGGGCGAGGGCGCCCGTCGCTACATCGTGGACAGTCGGGCGGCAGAGAATCCGTGTTCATCCGCGTTCATCCGCGGTAAGGGTTCGGGTTCGCGTCCCGCATGGCGAATTGACCCTCCGGCAGCAGCATGCTATAAGACATAGTTTCGTGTCGGCTGGGGTGATGAGCCTGGGCCGGCGGAACCCCGGCCTCCCGGGCCCTGTCGGAGCATCGATGGAAGACAGGTGAGAGCGCGGCCAAATCTCAAGTCCTTTCTTTGTGGTGGAAGCGCGCTCCAAATGCACGTTTCAAGTTTCCCGTTTCACGTTTCCCGACGTCAGCCGCGCGGTCCGTGGCGCAGGCGCGTTTGAGGCAAGCGAACGCGGGATGTATTTGGGGCGCCAGACGGCACTGCGCTCGCTGGGCTCGCGTTCCGGGCTAAAGCCCGGAACTACCCAGTCGAGCCCAACAAATCGCTGAAGCCGCGTCCCTCGAAATCACAAAAGCCCGCGCCTGCACACGAATGCGGCGCGGGTGATGCACGTTCGGAGGAACCATTATGTTTGCTTCGCTGGTGGCGAGCCTCGCGTACTTTCAGGGGAGCGCAACGACCGGAGAGGGCTCGAACTGGCTGTGGCTGGCGCTGGGAATCAGCGTGGCCGCGCTGCTGATGGCGTTCGTTTTCGCCCGACAGGTTTTGGCGGCCGACACGGGAACGGCCGAGATGCAGGCGATCAGCAACGCCATCAAGGAAGGCGCCGAGGCGTTCCTGCGCCGCCAGTACAAGACGATCGGCATTCTGAGCGTGGTGCTGGCGATCGTGCTTGCCGTGGGTTACTCCCTCAGCGAGCGCAACCGCGCGGTGATGTGGCCGACGGTGATCTCGTTCCTGATTGGCGCGGCGTGCTCGGGCGCGGCCGGATTCACCGGCATGTACGTCTCCATCCGGGCAAACATCCGGACGGCGAGCGCGGCGCGCACTTCGCTGAACCGCGCGCTGCAGATCGCGCTGAGGGGCGGCGCGGTGACCGGGCTGGTGGTGGTGGCGCTCTCGCTGCTGGGCGTGGGTTTGCTGTTCTTCTTCTTCCATGGCCTGGACAACCCGCGCTCGGTGCCGTACGAGATTGTCGGGTTCGGGTTCGGCGCAAGTTTCGTGGCGCTGTTCGCGCAGCTGGGCGGCGGAATTTACACCAAGGCCGCGGACGTGGGCGCTGACCTGGTGGGCAAGGTCGAGGCGGGCATTCCGGAAGACGATCCGCGCAATCCGGCGGTGATCGCTGACCTGGTCGGCGACAACGTGGGCGACTGTGCCGGCCGCGGCGCCGACCTGTTCGAGTCCACGGCTGCGGAAAACGTGGGCGCGATGATCCTGGGCGCGGCGCTGTATCCGCACTTCGGCATCAAGGGAATTCTCTTCCCGCTGGTGGCGCGCGCGTTTGGCTTGATCGCGTCGACGTTCGGCATCCTGATCGTAAAGACGAAAGAAACCGAAGACCCGATGGCGGCCCTGAACCGCGGCTACTACCTGACGACGGTGCTGGCCATCGCCGGCTTCGCGGTGGCGGTCTTCTACCTGCTGCAGGGCAACTGGTGGTTCCTGGGGTCGGGCGTGGTGGGGATCATCACGTCGTTCCTGTTCGTGTGGATCACGCAGTACTACACCGAGTATCGCTACCGACCGGTGGCGGAGATTGCCAAGGCGTCGACGACGGGCCCGGCGACGAACATCATCAGCGGACTGGCGGTTGGCCTGGAAACGCCGGCGCTGCCGGTGATCGTGATTGGCATTGCTCTGCTGCTGGCGTACTGGTTCGGGCTGAAGGGCCTGGAAGGCGTGGCCGGCATGAGCGATTACGCCAAGGGAATTTACGGCACGGCGATCGCCACCATGGGCATGCTCTCGACGGCGGCGTACATTCTGGCGATGGACACGTTCGGTCCGATCACGGACAACGCGGGCGGAATTATCGAAATGTCGCACCAGCCGGAGGAGATTCGCGTCAAGACCGACCGCCTGGACGCGGTCGGCAACACGACCAAGGCGCTGACCAAGGGATACGCGATCGGCAGCGCGG
Proteins encoded in this window:
- a CDS encoding sodium-translocating pyrophosphatase, yielding MFASLVASLAYFQGSATTGEGSNWLWLALGISVAALLMAFVFARQVLAADTGTAEMQAISNAIKEGAEAFLRRQYKTIGILSVVLAIVLAVGYSLSERNRAVMWPTVISFLIGAACSGAAGFTGMYVSIRANIRTASAARTSLNRALQIALRGGAVTGLVVVALSLLGVGLLFFFFHGLDNPRSVPYEIVGFGFGASFVALFAQLGGGIYTKAADVGADLVGKVEAGIPEDDPRNPAVIADLVGDNVGDCAGRGADLFESTAAENVGAMILGAALYPHFGIKGILFPLVARAFGLIASTFGILIVKTKETEDPMAALNRGYYLTTVLAIAGFAVAVFYLLQGNWWFLGSGVVGIITSFLFVWITQYYTEYRYRPVAEIAKASTTGPATNIISGLAVGLETPALPVIVIGIALLLAYWFGLKGLEGVAGMSDYAKGIYGTAIATMGMLSTAAYILAMDTFGPITDNAGGIIEMSHQPEEIRVKTDRLDAVGNTTKALTKGYAIGSAALAAFLLFSAYLDEISAIVGKRVGAPLGVTDFRYSFENINLANVPVFVGALLGAMLVFLFSSLAIKAVGKAAQYVIEEVRRQFRENPGIMQGTSKPDYGRCVDIVTGAALRQMVLPGILAVGMPIAVGLVFRYFTGFRVGEMTDIVVAGVRVPAQNLIGAESVAALLMVGTISGILLATMMNNGGGAWDNAKKFIETGQYGGKRSEAHKAAVVGDTVGDPFKDTAGPSLHVLIKLLSTITLVMAPLFV